cacctggcataccatagcaacagcctagcaacaccttagcaaccacatgggataccataacaacagcctagcaacgcCTTAGGAACCAACTAACActgcaacagcctagcaacccAATAGTGACCACCCACCTGGAATAATATAACAATTGCCTAGCAGCAAATTAGGaaccacctgggaaaacatAACTTTAGCTGCCACATTGCACATGGCAGTGACACagcaagccaacttaaagttatTTTGAACTTTTCCTTTCTAGTTCAAGAATGTAGTTTAAAGCTGTCAGTATCCTTGTGTCATGCTGTGTTAAATGGTCTGTGATGGGTtgttttgcatgtcagtcaagTAGCCCTTCTTGTCAAAGACGGTGGTTCTACTCGGGGTGGCTTACATGTGTGTATTTCAGCACCGTTTAACACAGCTTGTATTTGAATTTGAATCTCCTGTATTTCCAGAATAATAGAATATGTTGTTTTGAGTATTTAGCAGAAAAGCTGGAGATCTCCTGCCTGATCACTGCTGTACTTCAGTACTAGAATCCAGAGCGCCCACTAGTGATCAATCTCACCATCTCCTGACAACAGGGTTATAACAGTTTTAAAATTTTCATTAgtgtttacttatttagtttttaaattttgttttttgatttcaGCTTAGTTTTAGTTAGTGTTAAGGCTGCACTATGAATTTTAGTTAagttttttaatttagtttcgGTGTCAGTTTCAGTGTTTAGCATTACGATGGCACTATGATAGTAGGTACTTGGTAGCAGGCTGAGCTCAATGTTCCTTAAGGATGACCGGGTTTTtgaaaactgtcatttttatattttagtcaCCAGAGTCTCCGTGGTTCTCGGATAGTTTGTGACTCTGAGGTACTGCCTGGTTTGTCTCTGTCCAGCGAGTCTGGAGGGAAAGGACTGCAGCTTTGCTGACCCGGCCTTTGTGGTCTACTCGTCTGTGGCCTCTTTCTACGTTCCCTTCATCGTGACCCTGCTGGTGTATGCACAGATCTGCGTGGTGCTGCGCAGACGAGGCCGACGGACAGCACCACCCCGCAGACATGGCCTGCGCTCTGAGCCTGCAGATGCTCTCCGACAGCACAAGGTGAGAGTCATTAATTAATCACAGTCGCTGATTTTATACATATTAGCAAATAATCATATCTCATTTATACATCTACAGTGTCCTGTCCTGTCCAACACTGCGAGTGAACTGTTGTTCAGGGTGTATGAGGATCTATTCTCTGCTGTGTTAGATCCTGTTGTGCATCAGAGCTGTAGTGTCTATGATATGTGCAGTTTCAGTGTCTCTCTGGGCTTGTTTGCattcagtaatctgatcatGTTCTGATTTCACCTGAACACATAAAAAGCCAGGTGTAAAAACTGTCAGGGATCGGATTATGATCATATCACTGAATCCACATTCGGTGGGTCACAGACGGATCTGACCACATTTAACAAAAGTGtaaacagaatgtgtttttgtgatgaaaTGTGTCTGCTGAGCGCTGAGTAGCAGGTGCGAATAAacaatagccacgtttacatgcagcctaataatctgttaataatacAGTCAGAATataatacatccatgtaaacacctcaatctgaaTAGTCTAGTACGATTGAGACCATttagaatacaatttctatccgattgaacgaggtggataatcctgtaaataataagttagatagaagaataatatcagtgCAAAAGCCTGTATCTGATTAGAGGCTGGATATAAGTGCTAGCagactttaataacaaaaacaaactagcaaATTACAAAGTAACTAACTACAAAgcttaaacaaagaaacacaaagcacaaacaaaacacgaGGCAGGGAAGAACCACTACACTAGTCAAAGTGACAAATGACGAGTAGACCAGACAAACACTGACTGAAACATAGGGCTAGATAAAGGTTACAACAAATGgggaacacctgggagagggaggagacagacTACAGACAGGTGAAGATACTAATGGGCAAGGCAGGGAAAGGGCAGAGcacaagaaccaaaacaaaaacaagcacatggcagaaagcacatggctacaacacagggcaagaaacagacacaggaacagggGGGGAAACTGTGACAACGTTTCCTATGGGAAAGTTTAaatccgttctgcatgtgcgtcgcatcATCGTgaaggtttataccgttcaacaaggtggaatggaaactggtttgcagaggagacaaggtttatgctctgatctttaaaagacggtgggccggacgtccagcttatgtgtctcagaagatgacgtcttcctctcagccttctttaataaggacatgtcaaggacattttcctgagtctgacataattttcaagtaattaaaaacacaagcactgctcactgctgctcatcttgCTCTGACGGGATCTCACGGGATGCTGGtcgtcatggtaacatctacatgGTTTTCTTAGCTTGCGCataattttggatcggattacttgtagtgagcatgtgaACTAAgaatttccatcagattgttaagtagagtgagaataaacacctcaggcttaatctgtaatcggaatgtgttgagctggattggcaaaaatatttGCCTGTAGACACAGACACTGAAGCAAACAATGGAGGACATGCAACATCAGGGCATCCTAATGTTTATGTTTCACTTCTGTTCTCTTCATGTtgtgtgtcagtgctgtagtgtcTGTGGTATGTGCATCATAACAGGAAAACgagtaaacaaaagtaaaacagaaacatatattaatgtgtattttttgcagaaaagtgaAATCAGATCATTTGTTCACACTGAGTAATCTAATCAGCGATTATTCAGACATGGATAATCTACAGCGTTCTAAgtttatgctgttttccagagTCTCTAACATTGATTTTAACGCTTTTAAAATCCCTGAAGGGATCTGACACTGAAagacttaggcccaatcccatttcttttttttacccctAACTCTTGTTTTCAAGTATAACCCTACCACTTGAAACTGAGtaacaaggggtagtggttgaaatcttccccctattAAATGGGACAACCCTTTAAGAGCCGGATACGTCATCAGTTGCCATTAGCGACTTTTTCGTGAACAGGCGAGACAAGGTTTTCCAACCATTTCCAATATGCCGCCTCCAACTGTGATGATCTCACTTgcgtgtcacatgacaggacaagtgaatcatatttaaaatagcctggaaaaataatcaggacgtgttttcctgctttgtctgcatattatagcaataatggtatatctcactgacatttgccatttAGCCGAAGGAGACTGGAAAGCACGGGGGCTCGCgcttcattcacaacttcagttttatgcatcaatcaatcaaatgagtcactgaataaaaaagcacaaacaaaaaactacgtcacttcattaacagctgctagcactgctctgtaggcgaccctgccagtctgcagtgacagctcctcactgcttaaatacatttagggcatcatgcgCCTTTAAAATACGGGaatgacaattatttattattgccaccaagaattcttcggtgatatgaagctgaacttagctttttaatcaccagcttcatgatcgatttcctgttccaccttaaatggtgcagcaacctTGGGTAccagaacataactgctgcactatttaaggtggaacaggaaaattcatcAGGTGGCgaccgagacatcagcgtatTACTAGCGTAAACCATTAACCACTATTACAATGGTTATCTTACTATACAacggctttttaacagagaaatatttacatttatgtgtctctttggtcgcTTCTGCATCCATCTTGCCGATGATTTgcagggcattctgggaattttctcataacactccgtttgtagtgcgcctctgaaaaatctccatttgaaGGGCCAAaaagccctaacacttcacactacccctccatctcaacagcaatcgggacaaccctagCCCTAGACATGAACGCGTAAAATGGGGGgatagggctaagtgttagggtcaaggggtgaaatgggattgggccttagtgaGTATCTTGGCACATGGTTACAGGACAAACACACTTTTGGATTGTTGCAGCGTTATTGTCTACCTTGGATTATGATGATGAGATATACAGAAATGCATCTGCAGCTACTGAAACCTCTAGACTCCGTATCCACTCTGTTTTAAGATTCATTCCTGCTGACCCCTACAGTGTCCATCACTGTGTACTGAATGAAAAGCTTGGCTGGTCATCTCTGTCTGTGCGTCGGGAGACACATTGCCTTCTTTTTATCTATAAAGCTCTTACTGACTGTTTGCCATCCTACATCACAGAAACGCTCAGTGTAAATAATGCAGTTATCAGACTCGTTCAGTGACAGGATCAGCCTTCAGGTGCCGAGAGCTTTTACTGagctgggaaaatctgcttttagttggAATTCAGTACACAAAACTCTAAAGCTTCATTTTCTTGTGTTTCAtgacattttaaactttaaggCTTTAATCACGTCCACTCAGCCTGACACTGTTTTACTTGATTTTGCTTTGGGTTTGTCTCATTCTTATGATTccgttctttttttcttttaagcttCCAAGCtattgttttctgtcttttatttatttaattatttgttattaattatatttttatctatgcttattttatcttatttattaagttactgtgttgttgtcatttttatggtttattgatttcttttttatttactactaTCATTATTACTTTTCAGCATTTGTTATGTTTTTACTATTGAATTTCTCTGTGCCTCATTTATGTGTTGGCTTGGCTACACTGTAAGTGAGGGTCTTCCTCAGTGTACTccgagtttaaataaaggttgattgattgattgattgaaacgCATGTGaatgtgaggtgtaaacaggctgTCTGTATTTGTGCTCCTCAGAATAAATGCACTCATCCTGAAGATGTAAAACTCTGCACTCTGATCGTGAAGCCTCCTGCAGTGCCACCCCAGCGCAAGAAAGTGGTGAGTTTCCTTCACAGTCCAGCATCCAGAACACTGGACAGTTCACAGACCTGATCTTCCTGCATCGTGACCCCGATCTATCATTAGTGTGGAGACTCACACTCTGCTATGACCCGGTTTAGGCTCAGGCCTTAGCAGGAGGGATGTGTCTGGAAATGTGAGGAGAACGAGGAGAAGTGAATGTATGTTCTTGACTCTAAAACAAATTTCAATTATACAGTATGGGAAGTTTAATCGGAAGGGATAGGAATtggccaattcccattagaaagcaaacccattccctgctgaaaaagggcAAAAGTGAGCTGTTATAtttgatgaacatgaatatGAGATAAAGCTGACAGGTTTAACACTGAATGATCAATAACACAAAGTAAGATCTGTAACCAGCCACCTCTGAGCGTTCACAACAGAGATCAGTGTGTGTTTACTGAGAGGCAAACAAGAAGTCAGCATATCCCctgttatttatgtgttttaactgcttattaatgattttaaggtGTGTATGAACAGATTAATAACCATTGTTAACCtatttttaaaccattcatacttttattgtaaagtggtaccaaaaAGTCATAAACTAGTGCCTGAAAAAACTAAACAGGAGGAACAACATGTTTTATAGAACACTGGATgtagtaaaattaataaaagaattctctttttcatttctgtgatgtatgctcactctgctctctgtctctctcactctgttctcgctctctctttctctgtctctcagacGCTGGTGAAGGAGGCGATGGTCCACCCCCTGGAGGCGGAGCCTGTGTGctttcagcagcagcaggctaaaatctccctctccatctctgtggCGCCCAGCCCCGCCCCCCCATGCCCCGCCCGGTCTGCCCTACAGGACGGCACACACACAAGGCCAGGATGGAGGGAGCGGgccggagagagagagagagagaagggcggagtggtgaaggagagagtgaggggacGACTGTCTCAGCAGAAGGAGAGGAAAGCGACCCAGATGCTAGCCATCGTTTTAGGTGAGGAGGGTCCGGGGGTACAAACGAGGGCAGGGACTCGTGCAACCACAGTGTGACCCCAGAATAAGCTGTTAATTATTGATCGGTTTACTATTGCTGTATTAACATGTTTGCCTTGAAAACACGTCATTTCTCACACCGTATCGGCACACGGCATGAAGCCACGCAAACGTTGCCATTGTGATTCCATTGCCAGCAAAAATGAATGATTATTAGAGGAGAGTTTTAGCAGTGTAGAGTATTTAAAGTGGGGAAAGGCAGCAGGCATTCTGCactcttttgttttggtttataaACCTGAGTTTGTCTGGAATTCAACAACGAGGTGTTTGGCATCCACGGCTCTCAATAAAATTAACACCTGGTATATTCCATCACTTCGGTTGATGGCAAAACCTGGGAAAACTGACTGAATGTTCTGCTCACCACTGCGGTCTGCAGGAGGTGGCAGAATACATTGTGGCTccattgaaaacaatggaatatccAGTTTGCTGTCACATGTTGTTGGAACAAACTCAGGTATAGATTGAAGGTTCAGTCAATATGAACTTTAATttgaattaacaaccatttgtcaatgtgtttgcacactgtgaacttagacctctgcatttaacccatccgtgcagcgaaacacccacatgcattcacactagtgaaaacacacactagggggcagtgagcacacttgcccggagcagtgggtcgccctatccacggtgcctggggagtCCAGACtgtaatataacatttttaccATGATCACTTCCGCCTCTGCAGTGCCCCCTCTGGTCCAACTGGTTCAAGTTATAGGCATTGATGACCTGTGTGCAAATCAGTCAACCAACGTTAGCGCCCCCTGATGATACCCTACCTGATGAACCACATTTTCACTGATCAAAAATCCCCTAGCACCACCTCACAGGGCTGTGATATGATGTCTGTACCAACTGTATACAACCCAGTTAATCTGAGCTTAGTTTGTAATAAAGATGTTATGATTAGCACActtatgttttaatttattattttatgttttcagcATATGAGTATGAAATCTGAAGGTCTGATTAAGTGAGGATTCTTGCGAGTTTCCATAAAGCTGCCGGTGTTGCATCTGATTCATGTTTTCCTTCACAACTCAGACCCACAGGCGCGACTGTAAGAATTCAGTATCAGTCAGACGAATGCAGATACTAGTAAAATGATTGGATTTATTTATGTGAAACCATGGGGCAGGCCAAAGGCAGGCGTGGGTCGAAACCAAAACCGTATAAATGATCACCAGAGTGATCATGACACAAGACAGACAAAAGCAGAAGGATAATCCAATACGGGAGGTAATCGAAACaagcaaaaaggtcaaaacCAGGAATccaaaaacagccaaacaaaaccaaaggggTAAGGCAAAAGACAGGGTCCAAATGTACAGGCTAAGGGTCAGGCACAAAAACAAGATCGGGAGAATCAGAAAAACGCTCAGCAAGTTCATAGatgaaacaatacctcgcaatgAGAGCAAGCTAAAGCTCTAGCCTAAGTATACTCATAGCAAGTCATGTGATTGCCTAACACAGGTGTGGAAATTCAGTAATCCGGTGATTGTGATCTGAACCAGGTGCATGACTGATCACTCAGCttctcctgggaaatggagtctgcTCTGGAGATCACATGTTCTCCCAATGTATCTTGGGAGATTAAGTTCTTGACACTGAGAGGATGTGTCTGAGGTGTGACAGCGactcactgaacagaaatcagTATCTAGCAGTTCTTGACCTACAGAAAGCGAAACGCCTCAGGAAAGGTTAACGTTAAATGGCCATTGTTGACTGTGTCAACCGTTGGACTTTTTggactttttctttattttattttattgagtcAGTGACTCATACCAGGCTCGAGACACCCTGCCTGATCAGAAACTCCTTACCTCGTTGAAGATGGGGACGGTAGTGGAGAAAATTGTCAACATCGTAAAAACTCTCAGTTGCAAAAGtgctatttgtttgtttctgtctctcttcataTTTTCTGGTAGCCCAGCCACCCAGTTTCCCTCACAGCTACACCTCCAAACCCATAGATCACGGCAGTACCCCTCACAGCTGGTCCTGtccatttttgatcatttttcagaGTTGAGCCAGGGGTGGAGTTACTGTGTAAGTAGTGTCCACAGCTGCACATGATCAGCCCTAATCAGCATGAACTGATTCTTTGTCTCCCCCTAGCTGTGCTGGAGGAGGCCTAGCCCAAGGCTGACAGCCACAAGCCAACATGCCATCTACAAACtctttacatacatttatgaCCATATAAGGCAATGGACAGAATATATGCATATGTTTCAACTAGGTGGTATCTGTACACTTTTGGACATAGTGTCCATGAGCATCTTGGTCTCTGTCTTTGTGTGCTTCACAGGTGTGTTTATCATCTGCTGGCTGCCATTCTTCCTGACCCACGTGCTGAAGGCCCACTGTGGCAGCTGCTGCATTTCCCCCTCGCTCTATAGCGCTGTCACCTGGCTAGGGTACCTAAACAGCGCTGTGAACCCCGTCATCTACACCACCTTCAACATCGAGTTCCGCAAGGCCTTCATCAAGATCCTGCACTGCTGAACtggagggaaagacagagagagagagcgagagagaggaaccACAGAGGAGCAGCAGGCTCACTGAGGAGGCCCCAAAGGTGAACACGAACACTGGAATGAAGAAGAGGAGACATGtagagacagaagaacagagaaGACAGTGAGAAATCGATATTGGAGGTGTAAAGTGATATACTTCAAAATCTGGAGTATATTGTAGGCAACATGTTCcatgttgtgattttttttgtgggaAAACTGGAGACACGAACATGGACATAATCAGCAACACTGACTTCCCCTGTGAGACAGAACTGAAGCCACAGCCTGTGGAGATCTAGAGAGCATCAAGCAGCAGGATTGAATACGGATGGAATAAAGCCCAAAAAAGTTTGCTTAGGACACATGGCTGGAAATTCGGGATGAAATTCAGGAGTTCGGGATGAAGccatgctgtgtttactgtacaTTCAGTTACTTTTCTTATGGAACTTCTAACAGAcgatgtaaaataataatacacatattaaacacagtgttcaAATAACTTGGCAAGCCTGTATATGAAGGttatgttttttcattttttaatttctttgacagatgttttttttttccagagacATTTTTTGCCATAAAAATATTGGGAATGtcagatatttaaaaaagatTTCTGCATGTCAGATTTTGTGATTTTAGATGATCGTCggtaaacaaaacacaaaatggtATAGCTATTGATTTCACCCATCAGCTGTAATTTATCGTTGCTTTGATTAAACGTTTTGGTGGTCAGAAAGGGTCTATCTGTGATCTCTCAGCTCTCTTAAAGTGGTTCATACGTACCTGCTGTAAACAGCCTTTAACCCTCACAGCAGCCAGAAAATGCtatttccacctgttttggtTAAATTATGTGTTTTTTCTCAAATAATGGAACGCATTCAGAAATGTGCCTGATCTACGAAACTGGAAGCGAACTGGACTTGTTTTTCGTAGATGAACGAGCAAGTAATAATGAGtgtaaatgctgtttgtttactgtgtgtagatgctgtatgtgtttattgtgcCAGTTGTGCAGCACTGTGTTTATCCCTCTGGGGTCAACAAATGCGCCAGCGCATGAAATTACAGGTTTACTATGTTTCTATTAATATCTTTGTAAAGATCCAAGTCAGAAATTCAGTTCAAAcacttcctgaatctgtagagtcgtCCTTTCCATCCCACTCTTATTATgagatcatacgagactcacatccggagttatgagcctatgaagaggggctgagatgcacgtcatctgcctctcacagTGTGGAACTGGTGAATTGGTGTGTCTTACCTAAAACGAGGTGGGTAACCtggtaaataatccattaaatagaagaataatagttTATACAAACAAGCTGTGAATGACGTGACATAGAGAGCAAATTAAACACAGATGGAAGTTTCTCACATTGGTGTAAAACAGAGATGAACACACATTCTTTAATAATATTTCCCtgaattttaaagcaattaacaCAACCATCTCACTCTGGCTGGATTTATGAGATgctggttgccatggtaatgTCTACACAAAATGGTTCTCTACACACATGAATAATTTTgaatctgattacttgtagtgtgaaaataaaaagacattttttatgAGTTTATTGAGTAcagagaataaacacctcagtctgaatctatAATCAGAACATGTTCAGTCAGACTGGAGAAAATCTTTGCGTGTAAGCAGACACTGAGAATTTAATCTGGTTTTGGTAACACATTAAGGGTCACAAATTTACTAATAATTATATGCTAATAAGTATTTAAATA
This portion of the Pygocentrus nattereri isolate fPygNat1 chromosome 24, fPygNat1.pri, whole genome shotgun sequence genome encodes:
- the drd2l gene encoding dopamine receptor D2 like, yielding MPVLNLTGDSAPDPSLAPSIFPSSSFSSSFSLPSLSSIPYSSLYPPSLPPSLSSSLSPSNCSLVPSPSSPPYNFYAVLLVLLIFCVVFGNVLVCMAVSREKSLQTTTNYLIVSLAVSDLLLATLVMPWGVYLEVVGEWRFSRIHCDILLTLDVMMCTASILNLCAISIDRYTAVAMPMLYNTRYSSRRRVALMIAVVWFLSFAISCPLLFGLNNTASLEGKDCSFADPAFVVYSSVASFYVPFIVTLLVYAQICVVLRRRGRRTAPPRRHGLRSEPADALRQHKNKCTHPEDVKLCTLIVKPPAVPPQRKKVTLVKEAMVHPLEAEPVCFQQQQAKISLSISVAPSPAPPCPARSALQDGTHTRPGWRERAGEREREKGGVVKERVRGRLSQQKERKATQMLAIVLGVFIICWLPFFLTHVLKAHCGSCCISPSLYSAVTWLGYLNSAVNPVIYTTFNIEFRKAFIKILHC